The DNA window AAGAGTAGAAATGATAATTGCGAGATTAGAAAGAAATTCATCACGAACTGCTATTGCACTTGAATTACCAGTCGATGCGAGTCGGAACAAGTCTTGCGGTAATGCCATATCTCCAGTTTCTGGATCCACTACATTTTCCTGTTGAATCATTCTCTTTAGTGCAGTTCCAGAAACATATTGTTCGCTGCAGCCACGTCTTCCACAACTACAAAGCAAGCCATTTGGATATAAAATCATGTGACCGACTTCTCCAGCACCACCATGTATCCCATTCATCACTTCTCCATCAAAAACGAAGCCGCCTCCAAGTCCTGTTCCTACAGTTAAACAAACAACTCTTTGAAATCCAGCCGCTCCTCCAAGTCGCGCCTCTGCAAGAGCAGCGCAATTGGCGTCATTGTTTATCTCTACACGAAGACCAGTAGCAGCTTCTAGCTGAGCTTTCACAGGGGTCCCTTGCCAACCTTCCAACTCTTTTTCGAATGTGACTACACCTGTTTTCGCATCTACCATTCCTCTTGTTCCAATACCAATACCAATAAGGTCAGGAAAATCCGTTTTCACCTTTAAAATCTGTTTTTCAAGATAAGGGTATAAAGGTAACAATGTGGGAATCGTCCTATCAGTGATAACTTTGCCGTTTTCATTTACGACACCCATACGTATTTTTGTTCCCCCAATGTCCACACCAAGTACTTTTTTCAATTTATTTTCCCCTTTCAAAAGCGAGTACAAAAGCTTCATAAGGACGTACTTCTATGATATTTCCATTAATAGTTGGAGTTTCATAGTTAGCTATGATGATTTTTCCGTTATTATTTTGTACGCCACATAGTTCACACTCTAATTGTTCCGTATGCGCGGAAAAATTTGTTACGATAATCCATTCTTCTTCCTCTGTTTGTCGTTTATACACAAAGAGGTGCGGATGATCAGGAATTAACAATTGGAAGCTCCCGTTTGTAAGAATGTCATACTCTTTTCGTAAATGAATAAGTTTTTGATACGTATAAAAAATCGATGAGTGATCGGCAAGGGCTTGCTCTGCATTTATATTAGACATATTAGGGTTCATCTGAATCCAAGGTGTCCCTGTAGTGAACCCACCATCAGATGACCATTGCATAGGCGTTCGAGCGTTATCTCGCCCTTTCGCATAAATACTCGCCATTATCACTTCATTCGCAATACCCTTTTGACGTTTCTCTTTGTACATATTAAGTGTTTCGATATCTCGATAGTCATCAATACTATCAAACTTCACATTCGTCATGCCTAGCTCTTCACCTTGATAAATATATGGAGTTCCTTGAAGCATATGAAGGCAAATCGCCAACATTTTTGCGGATACGTCACGATATTTGTCATCATCACCAAAACGTGAAACAATACGAGGCTGATCATGGTTATTCCAATATAGGCTGTTCCATCCCACCTTATGAAGTGCGTGCTGCCACTTCTCTAAATTGAGTTTTAATGCAACTAAATTTAAAGGCTGAACATCCCATTTTTCATACGGTCCGCTGTCTAAATTCATATGCTCAAATGTGAAGATCATATTCACTTCATTATTTATTGGATCGGTATAGATTTGCGCATCTTCGGTTGAAGCCCCTGGCATTTCCCCCACTGTTATTACGTCATATTTGCTCAAAACTTTTTCATTCATCTCACGTAGATAAGTATGGATTTTCGGCCCATTTATAAAAAATGGACTCCCATCTCCATACAATTGCTCTGGATGAATCATTCCATCTGGCAATTGTGCATCTTTTGAAATGAAGTTGATGACATCCATTCGGAAACCACCAATTCCTTTATCCAACCAAAACTTCATCGTATCAAAAATTTCGTTTCGAAGAGGTTCGTGTTCCCAGTTCAAATCTGGCTGCTTTTTTGAAAATAAATGTAAATAGTACGAATTAGTGGTGTTATCTTTTTCCCAAGCAGAGCCAGAAAATATAGAACTCCAATTATTTGGAGGGTTTTCCTCCTTACCTTCTCGCCAAATATAATAATCGCGGTAAGTCGAATCCTTAGAAGATTGTGATTCAACAAACCAAGTATGTTCGTCCGAAGTGTGATTAACTACAAGATCCATTACAATTCGAATCCCTCGCTGTTTCGCTTCATCTATCAATTGCTCAAAATCTTCCATCGTACCAAACTCTTTCATAATTGCCCGGTAATTTCGAATGTCATAGCCGTTATCGTCATTTGGAGAATCATAGATTGGGCTCAACCAAATGACATCCACACCTAGTCTCTCTATATAATCCAGTTTTGAAATAATGCCTTGTAAATCCCCAATACCATCGCCGCTTGCATCCATAAAACTTCGAGGATAAACCTGATATACCACACTTCGTTTCCACCAAGGCTCTACCATTTTCTCTCACCACCATCCTATACCCTACGTTAAAATTATTCTAAACTCCCACAATAATAATGCAAACGCTTACACGTTTTCGTTATCCATTTGAACAAAACATTAGTTTGAGCGCCTATTCTTGTTTCTATTATATGATGTTTTTAATTGCAGTTAAAAACTCATATACAAAATAACTCCTCAAACTACATTCCCCTATTAAAATAAGTTACTATACTAATTCCTGGTTTATTTCCCCTTTTAATGATAATTTCGATGTCCTTGCAAAAATACCTTCTTTATTTGAAAAAGAATAGCTCTAAAATTCCCTTTATAAATTCCCCTTTTGCTTCCGTATATTCCGATCGAGTAGATTTTTTAGCTAAAGAGATTTTCAAATGTTCATATGAACTTGCTACTTCTGGGTGTTCTCTTAAGTAATTGCGGAAAGTAAGATGTCTATGCAATTCCGCACTATCTTTTGTACATACGTATAAATGATGCTCTAACCAATGTGTTTGATCGCCCCCCCACGGAACAAATTCATCCTTTCGGGCAAAGGCTTCTCTTCCCTCGATTCCTAAATTCCCTTCGTATAAATACCCTAAATCTTGTAGTTTAAGACTAACTTTTTCAAATTCATCATTAGCATTTATGACCAAGTCTAAATCGATAATAGGCTTAGCAGCTAAACCCTTTACTGAGGTACTTCCAACATGTTCGATGCATATTACTAACTCACCAAGCGAGTTCGATAACACTTGTTGAAGTAAAAGAAATTCATTTTCCCATTGTTCATCATATGGTACGATTCTTATTCCAGTTGTCCGTTCTCCCACGTTCATTCTCATTTCCTCCATATATACATATTTACTATGTTCCTCATTTAACTTCTTAATTAAAACAACAGCTTGATCAATATGGTTGACATCAAATATTTCAATGTTAAGATTTTGTGATGACTTTATTTCCCTAGCTTCAGCAGCATTTTCACTAGGAATAATCATGAATGGATAACCATTTTCCTCCGCTATCAGTACCTTTTCTTTTATCATCCCTATACGTAACACATCACCTGTTTCACTAAGTGCACCCGTCACACCAAAGGAAAACTTATTTGAGAGCTCCCCTTGTGCAATTAGAACTGTCAATGCTACTCCTAATCCCACACTATCCCCTGAAATATCTTCTCTACTTAAAAACGCTTCAATACTGGAAGTTTCACCTTCCAGATAACGCTTTACATTGCGTTTCATAAGAGTAAAATGATCTTTATTAATCCTTAACAATCGGAGAATTTCAGCATTTTTACTTTGATAACGGTCTTTATTGTTTATTTTATGTAAGCTAATAAAATCGTTTTCTTGTTCTAAACGTTTAACAATTACTTCTCGATCTTCTATGTAACCAATATCTTCCGTTCGAACAACCATTAAGTGTATTCCCGAATTGTCAATGACTTCTATAGGATCCGCATAAAAACTTGCTGTAAATGTATGCCCCTCATATTCTAAAAGTAGAAATTCAAAGCATATTATTATTGCTACTATGATTGTGGAAATACTCATTATCACTATCTTTGCTTGATCTTTTCGAAAATTGATCAAGCATATTAACTGGATAGTTAATACAACCAATAAAGCCCCAACCAGTATAAAAGCATTGATCAAATCCTGAAAATATATAAACCACAAAACTAGATATAATAAGAGGGTCACAATACCTGACGCTATATAAGTAGCAATTTTTCGTTTATCAAACATATATAGTCCTCCTTCTATATACATAATTTATTATCATTTGAATTTCCTTCATGAATATCGTAATTTTTGTTGTATTTACAGCAAAAATAATTTACCTTAAACTAATAAAAAGCTATTTATTACATAGAAATGGTTTATTAAATAAATCTAGAAACGGACGGAAGATAATTGAAATCAATAAGAATAACACGAGAAGACGATCTAAAAAAAGCTTTTCATATCAGAGAAGAAGTATTTGTAAAGGAACAAGAGGTACCGTTAGAATATGAATTTGACGAATTCGACACACTTAACGGAACGTGTGAACACGTTTTAGTCTATTCCGAGGAACAACCTGCCGGAACCGGAAGATTAAGAGTCGTAGATGGGGTAGGTAAATTGGAGAGAATTTGTATCTTAGTTCCTTACCGTAAATTGGGACTTGGAAACATAATCATTAACACATTAGAAGAAATAGCGAAAGAAAAAGAATTAGATAAGGTTAAATTACATGCCCAAACACATGCAGAAGGTTTTTATGCAAAACTTGGTTATCAGACTTCATCTGATGTATTTATGGAAGATGGTATTCCGCATATTTTAATGGTAAAAGAATTATCATAGGCATTTGAACCATAGTTATCTCCTTCTCTAGAGAAAGGAGATAACTATGGTTCTTATATATTATTCCTTCATTCTTCTTCACGGTAACTATTATGAGTTGGTTCAAACAGATCTTCCTGAGCATTTCTAACAACCGAAAAATGATCGACATTGTAATGCCCATGAAGTATTTTATTATGATGAGTGATTATCTGTTCGGCAGATAAGGTTGGAGAGTCAGTCGTTGAATGCCCATCTGATACTAAAGTGACATCAAAATCATTGATGGTGGCAGTTCTAACCGCTGTGTCAATGCAATACTCTGTTTTACACCCCATTATTACAAGATGTTCGATCTCATTTTCCTTTAAAACGCTCATCAATGGCGTTCCATAAAAGGAATTTGTTGCTTTTTTATCATATACTTTTGACATGGAAGGTACTCTAATATCTTCGTGTATTTGAAACCCTTTTCCTGTCCCTTCAGCGACATCCTTATCTCTTATAAAAACGATTAATGCATCTGATTCTACTGCTTTATTAATAACCAAATTAATATTATCTACTAATTTTTCTTTATTAAAAACACTTTTTTCATTTTGATTTCCATCAATTAATTCCTGTTGAGCATCAATAACTAGCAAAGCTTGTTTCACTTTAAAAACCCCTTTTCAATTTTATTTAAACTCATTTCTCAAGCTGCATCCCCTTTTAACTACTTCGATGTCCTTTCAAAAAAAACCTTCTTTAACCTGAAAAAGAAAAACCTCTTGATAGAGCATATAAATTTATAAAGGAAAGTATTCCATAGGCTCTTTACAATGCATGTATCCATTCCTTCTATAGAAATCGATGCTATCATCACTTGGCCATACAATGATAAATTCATATCTTCTATTTTTCGACCATTCGTTTATGGTTGTGATTAATTTACTTCCTATACCAAGATTCCTGTAATCCTTCACTGTAAAGACATTTGTCATAAATGCAAAAGGGTAAGTTACTCTGCCAGGACGTGGCACCTTTTGTATTAATTCTATGTAGATATGAGATACAATTTTTGATTCTTTCTCTGCAACCCAAATAAACCAAGTTTCACTCTCAATCGCATTTTCTAAAAAGGAACGGCACTCGATTTTAAATACTTCCAAATCGCTCTCCTCAAAAGTTTTCGTTTCATTATCCTCAAAAGTGAAATCCCATCTCATTTGAATCAATTGGTCGATATCTTTTCTTTCTGCTAGCCTAATCTGCACTATTTCTTCCTCCTTTCACTCACATTATGTAAATTAGAATTATGAAATTGATTCATCCTAGTAACAATAGTAAGAAGAAAAGAAAATAGTTTTCTTTATCCATGTAAGGATCCTCCTAACTATCCTCTTCTAATTATTCTATTTAGAGTAAGTATATCCCTGCTTTTCTATTTACCTTCTACCATCTTGATACAAAAAGAGCGTCTCCAGCTACTGCAGAGACGCTCTTTTTGTATTGTATATTAGCTACTTGGGTATGCTTCGGACAAAATATATCTGTCTCTTATTATGGTGCGATGATGAATTTCATGACCGGCAATAATTGTTATGAGTGCACGGACAGTTACTTCACAACTGTTTGCAATCCCTCGACGAAGCCAATCTTCGCTTGTTAGACTCTTAATCAAATGAATAGTTGATTGACGCACAGTAGACAAATTTTGAAGCAATTCCTCTACGGACTGTTTATCAAATGCTGCATTTTGAACATATGCAACATCGTTATAACCAGGAAGAGCAATTGTCTCACCGCGAGCTATGGATAGGAGCCTATACCCCATTATTCGCTCTGTATCTGCCAAATGACCAATCACCTCTTTTATGTCCCATTTATCAGGAGCGTAACGGAAATGGGCTTGATGTTCCGAAATATCCTGAAGTAAGGAAATTGTTTCTTCCATTTGTATATCTAAAATTTTCATTATATCTCCATCAGGTACCAACTCTACATAAGTAGAATAATATGGAGCGTATTCATTTTTTTCCATGTATTTTCCCCCATCTTATAACTTAAAGTCTATTTCTTTATTTTACAAGTTCTGTATTTCTCCTTACATAGGCCTTTTTACAGTTTATTTTGAACACTCTAATACATGAAACGAACTTCCTTCTCCATATCCATTCATAACTTTGTGAAGAACAATTTTATGAAATCCATTCGACTCGAGAATATTTTCAAATTCACCTGTTTCATAAAGTCGAATAGGAAAATCCATTATTTCTGTTTTTTCTATATGCTTTCCTTTCATCAATTGATATTTTAATTTCATATTTAGTAACTTGCTTTCCCCATCATAATGGGCTTTCTTGTGTTCAACGATCATATAGTTATCAAAATGTTGCCTATTCGTTTCAACCCAATTAGGAATATCTTCAACTTTTCCATTTTTCGTCATAGTTGTTAGAAGTAATTTCCCATCTTCTTTTAAAATCGATTTCATGTTTAGAAGACTATTTTTTGCTAAACTATCAGGTAAAAGTGAAAAAGATCCAAACGGTATCAAAATTAAATCATACTTTTTAGTACTTCTAAATTCTTCTATTTTTGCATGAAATACATTTGGTTTAAGATTTAACCTATTTCCTTTGTCCACACATACTTGCAGCATTTCTTCTGACATATCAAACCCTTCAATATCGATTCCATGTTGCATAAAAGGAATCAACATTCTTCCGTTTCCACACATTGGTTCTAATACTTTCATGTTTTTGTCTTTAACAAAAGAGAGATAAAACTCAAGTTCTTTCCCCTCTGCGATAGATTTATCCTTCTCGTAAATCTGTGTGCAAAGTTCCCCATAGTATTCATTCAAATTAATAACCTCCTTGAAACTTCTACATTTCTTTCGCAACAATTCTCCTAATGATTATAATATATTTACTTTTTCAGGACATCTAACAAACAATAGCCAAGTACAATTCCTGCTACTGTAATGAATGGAGTAAAAATTGTTATTCTGAAGTAATCCGCAAATAAAAAGTGTTCTCCGAATGACTTATAAGTCCAAATGGGAATAGTTGCGATATAAAGAGTTGGAGTACCAATAGCTAACAATTTCACCCAATCGAATGTCCACTTTTTCTGTTGCTTAATGTCTTTGACCAATCCAGGTAACTTTAATAACATCCCCATTAGGATTGGAAACACAAAATAGAATATCAATGTTCCTTTATAATCAAACGTTGATTCTGCAATAGCCTTTAATCTCATATAATATTGGCTGCCTAAATAACAGATAATAAAAATAATGAGAACCCAAATAAAATAATACATAAATCGCTTCAATTAAAACCTCCCTACACAATTGATACTTCACATTAGAGTCAGCCATAGCACTTATTTAATGGAGGGATAAAGATCTTTTAAAAAATCTCGTCCTCCAAATAATGAAAATATGATAATACAAAAGCGATGCAAGTATTCCTAATACTAAGAATCTAAACGTATCTGCATTTATTGGAAGTGGCCCTCCTAAATTGAAAAACAATATAACGATGGCAGTAATTTTCCCTGCAATAATATAACAAATAAGAGCATGTAAATACTGAGTACATAAAATATCAATAATAAACGAGCAAATAAATCCAGCAATGATAAATACTGGCCCCGAGAATATGCAGTAGATTATAAAATAAGCTGATAACGAAAGACCATATGTGTTTAATTCTCCACTTAAGAAAGGTACAACTGTAAATACAGCTAATGAAAAGCTGAAAATAACAGTTGCTATTATCCCTATTAGAATACGTTTGCCTACCTCGACAAGCATACTTAAAACCACCTTTTGTTTGAAGAAAAATAGACATTACATAATCAAAATTCCATTTTCAATAAAAGCATTTTCTATTTCTGAGAATAATTCCTATATTTAATATATTCTTTACCATATCAATAAAACCCTTTATCAAAGCAAAAACATTTTAAACAATAGAAAGTGTTTATGTTCGGATGAAAACTATCACGAAGTTAAATCATATTTCCCCAAGTACCTGATTATACAAATATAAACCCACCTATGAAAATGTGATAGCAAACATTTTCATAGGTGGGTAATGGTATTTATACAATAATCTTTGGTTTTCTTTGTTCCAAAATCGGTTCTTTACTTTCAATTTCTTCGCATGTTTCAATATCAAGGAACGTACTTGTTTCATTAAACCATTGATCTGGTGCTTGGTGTCCCCAGAATGTTTGGCGAAGTGGGTCATTTAGATCCCAACGTTTTGGTTCTATGTCTGGATCACTTGTTAAATAATCACCTGTGTACAGCTCTATGCGATGCCCATCTGGGTCTCTCAAATAGAGGAAGAAAGCGTTAGATAATCCATGTCGACCTGGTCCACGTTCAATAGAATATGCATATCCCATACTCGCTAAAACGTCACAGCAATCGAGTACGCTTAGTCGATCTGCTAGTGTGTATGCAAAATGATGTAGCTTTGGCCCAGGACCACTCATAAAGGCTTGGTCATGAACAGTTGGTTTTCGATAAAGCCATGCCGCCCATAATTCCCCGTCTTCTGTATCCGTATACTCGGAACACGAGAATCCTAGTTGGTTTACAAAGAAATCATAGGCTTTTTGAACATCGGGTACTGCACAGTTTGCATGATCAATGCGCTGTATTTTCGCTCCATGATATAGGTCGTATCGCTGCAGCATCCGGTCAACAGTGATCATTTCCGCAAAAAATTCTAATGGAATGCCAGAGATATCATGGACTCGAAGGGTTCTTCCCATTCCATGTTGCACACCTTTCGCCATCCACTTTGTTTTTAGACCCATGGAGATAAATAGCTTTTCAATTTCATCGAGGTCCTGTTCTTTTTCCACTTTATAACTAAGTACTTCTACAACGGCTTTTTCTGCTTTTTTCAATAATAAACTATGATGCGAATGTTCTTCTAAACCTCGTAAATAGATATGATTGTCATCCCTTTCTGTTTCAATCATGCCTAAGCCATCCACATAAAATTTACGGGACGCCTCCAAATCCAATACATGAAGAACAGTTCGCGCGAATCGAATGATTGAAAAATCCACCGTGTTCACCTTACCTTCCACTATTTTTCCCGAACTGCTGTATGTGATGGTCAGCAATTGAAACATGAATAATTTTCTGTTCCGTATAAAAATCAAAGCCGTAATGTCCACCTTCACGTCCGATTCCAGAGGACTTTGCACCTCCAAAAGGAGTTCTTAAATCACGAACGTTTTGGGCATTCACCCAAAGCATTCCAGCTTCTACTTTATGCGCCACACGGTGACCTCGTTTAATATCGTTCGTCCATACATAACCCGCAAGCCCATATTTAATATCATTTGCCAACTTAATGACTTCTTCTTCATCTTTAAATGTCATGACAGTCAGAATAGGACCGAAGATTTCCTCTTGGGAAACGCGCATGTTATTTTTTGCATTTAGAATAAGCGTCGGTGCGACAAAGTTCCCTTTAGCAAGTTCAAGTGGGATGTCTCCTGTAATGACTTCAGTGCCTTCTTCTTTTGCAATTTCTAAGTAACCTTTCACCTTACCATAATGTTCTTTATCAATTAATGGCCCCACTTCTGTACTTACGTCTAGTGGATCACCAACTTTAATATTCGCAACTCGAATCCTTAAAGCATCAATAAATCTATCCTTGATTCCTTCCTGTAAAAACAAGCGTGAGTTCGCAGTACATCTTTCCCCATTAAAAGAATAGATTCCCCAGACACAAGCATCTAAAGCGCGATCGAAATCAGCATCCTCAAATACAATAATAGGAGATTTTCCACCAAGTTCCATTGAGCAGCTTTTCAATGTATCTGCACTATTTTTTATAATTGTTGAACCCGTAGTCGTTTCCCCAGTAAAAGAAATAAGTTGGACATCAGGATGTTTTACAAGTGCATCACCCGCTATTTCTCCTCGACCATGAACAACGTTAAAAACACCCTTTGGAAGGTCTGCTTTATGAATCACTTCTGCCAATAAATTAGCCGAAAGAGGAGAAAGTTCTGCTGGCTTTAAGACAACAGTATTACCAGTAGCAAGTGCTGGCGCAACTTTCCATGTTTCTAACATAAAGGGAGCATTCCACGGTGTGATTAATCCAGCCACTCCTACAGGTGCATGAATTGTGTAGTTGATAAATTCATCATCCACTTGATAGGCATCACCGACCAAACGATTCTCTACCATGCGAGCATAAAATCGGAAGTTTTCTGAAGCACGACTTACCATCTTTCTCGTTTGGCTAATGGGAAGTCCCGTATCAAGTGCTTCTAAGTAAGCGATTTTCTCTATTTCTTCATCAATCAAGTCAGCTATACGGTAAATATATGCCAATCTTTTCGAAAGCTTCATTGTTTTCCAAGGGCCATGATCAAAAGCTTCCCGTGCAGCTGCAACTGCTTTATTTATATCATCCGATTGCCCTTCAGAAACTTCATTAATTTGTTCATTTGTAAATGGATTCATATTTTTAAACGTCATTCCACTTATAGCGGTAGTAAATTCTCCATTTATATAAAGTGAAATATCCTTTTGTGTTTCATGTATTAAAGAAGCTAACTTCTGAGAAGATACCAAACTAATCACCTAGTTTCTTATTATAGTTTTAAAGCTGATTCCTTAGGCAAAATGGTAAGATCAATTAGTGATTTCCGAACTTCTTCTTGTATTGTTGGTGAAGGTAATCCTAAAGGTAAGCGGAGCTTCGGTGTAATTTTGCCCATCATGCCTAGTGCCACTTTAACCGGTGCAGGGTTTGTGTCTCTAAATAGCGCGTCATTTAATGGCATTAATTCGAAATGAAGATCCTGTGATCTTGCAACATCACCGGCTACCCATGCATTGTACAGCTCTGCTACTTTTGAAGGCTCGACATTTGCTGTAGCACTAATAAATCCTGCGCCTCCAATTGCAAGCATTGGGTAGCAAAGTAATTCAATCCCAGAGAATAGTAGAAAATCTCTTCCACAGTT is part of the Psychrobacillus sp. FSL H8-0483 genome and encodes:
- a CDS encoding ROK family protein; its protein translation is MKKVLGVDIGGTKIRMGVVNENGKVITDRTIPTLLPLYPYLEKQILKVKTDFPDLIGIGIGTRGMVDAKTGVVTFEKELEGWQGTPVKAQLEAATGLRVEINNDANCAALAEARLGGAAGFQRVVCLTVGTGLGGGFVFDGEVMNGIHGGAGEVGHMILYPNGLLCSCGRRGCSEQYVSGTALKRMIQQENVVDPETGDMALPQDLFRLASTGNSSAIAVRDEFLSNLAIIISTLQAVLDMDCVVIGGGVSESADDWWECLLEKVEPLKLKPLELIRAVFGNEAGMLGAAMLVLDTSNDMEYKKI
- a CDS encoding alpha-glucosidase, translating into MVEPWWKRSVVYQVYPRSFMDASGDGIGDLQGIISKLDYIERLGVDVIWLSPIYDSPNDDNGYDIRNYRAIMKEFGTMEDFEQLIDEAKQRGIRIVMDLVVNHTSDEHTWFVESQSSKDSTYRDYYIWREGKEENPPNNWSSIFSGSAWEKDNTTNSYYLHLFSKKQPDLNWEHEPLRNEIFDTMKFWLDKGIGGFRMDVINFISKDAQLPDGMIHPEQLYGDGSPFFINGPKIHTYLREMNEKVLSKYDVITVGEMPGASTEDAQIYTDPINNEVNMIFTFEHMNLDSGPYEKWDVQPLNLVALKLNLEKWQHALHKVGWNSLYWNNHDQPRIVSRFGDDDKYRDVSAKMLAICLHMLQGTPYIYQGEELGMTNVKFDSIDDYRDIETLNMYKEKRQKGIANEVIMASIYAKGRDNARTPMQWSSDGGFTTGTPWIQMNPNMSNINAEQALADHSSIFYTYQKLIHLRKEYDILTNGSFQLLIPDHPHLFVYKRQTEEEEWIIVTNFSAHTEQLECELCGVQNNNGKIIIANYETPTINGNIIEVRPYEAFVLAFERGK
- a CDS encoding GrpB family protein, producing MNVGERTTGIRIVPYDEQWENEFLLLQQVLSNSLGELVICIEHVGSTSVKGLAAKPIIDLDLVINANDEFEKVSLKLQDLGYLYEGNLGIEGREAFARKDEFVPWGGDQTHWLEHHLYVCTKDSAELHRHLTFRNYLREHPEVASSYEHLKISLAKKSTRSEYTEAKGEFIKGILELFFFK
- a CDS encoding GNAT family N-acetyltransferase — its product is MKSIRITREDDLKKAFHIREEVFVKEQEVPLEYEFDEFDTLNGTCEHVLVYSEEQPAGTGRLRVVDGVGKLERICILVPYRKLGLGNIIINTLEEIAKEKELDKVKLHAQTHAEGFYAKLGYQTSSDVFMEDGIPHILMVKELS
- a CDS encoding cysteine hydrolase family protein, coding for MKQALLVIDAQQELIDGNQNEKSVFNKEKLVDNINLVINKAVESDALIVFIRDKDVAEGTGKGFQIHEDIRVPSMSKVYDKKATNSFYGTPLMSVLKENEIEHLVIMGCKTEYCIDTAVRTATINDFDVTLVSDGHSTTDSPTLSAEQIITHHNKILHGHYNVDHFSVVRNAQEDLFEPTHNSYREEE
- a CDS encoding GNAT family N-acetyltransferase, encoding MQIRLAERKDIDQLIQMRWDFTFEDNETKTFEESDLEVFKIECRSFLENAIESETWFIWVAEKESKIVSHIYIELIQKVPRPGRVTYPFAFMTNVFTVKDYRNLGIGSKLITTINEWSKNRRYEFIIVWPSDDSIDFYRRNGYMHCKEPMEYFPL
- a CDS encoding DinB family protein, translating into MEKNEYAPYYSTYVELVPDGDIMKILDIQMEETISLLQDISEHQAHFRYAPDKWDIKEVIGHLADTERIMGYRLLSIARGETIALPGYNDVAYVQNAAFDKQSVEELLQNLSTVRQSTIHLIKSLTSEDWLRRGIANSCEVTVRALITIIAGHEIHHRTIIRDRYILSEAYPSS
- a CDS encoding class I SAM-dependent methyltransferase; protein product: MNEYYGELCTQIYEKDKSIAEGKELEFYLSFVKDKNMKVLEPMCGNGRMLIPFMQHGIDIEGFDMSEEMLQVCVDKGNRLNLKPNVFHAKIEEFRSTKKYDLILIPFGSFSLLPDSLAKNSLLNMKSILKEDGKLLLTTMTKNGKVEDIPNWVETNRQHFDNYMIVEHKKAHYDGESKLLNMKLKYQLMKGKHIEKTEIMDFPIRLYETGEFENILESNGFHKIVLHKVMNGYGEGSSFHVLECSK
- the hpaD gene encoding 3,4-dihydroxyphenylacetate 2,3-dioxygenase, yielding MDFSIIRFARTVLHVLDLEASRKFYVDGLGMIETERDDNHIYLRGLEEHSHHSLLLKKAEKAVVEVLSYKVEKEQDLDEIEKLFISMGLKTKWMAKGVQHGMGRTLRVHDISGIPLEFFAEMITVDRMLQRYDLYHGAKIQRIDHANCAVPDVQKAYDFFVNQLGFSCSEYTDTEDGELWAAWLYRKPTVHDQAFMSGPGPKLHHFAYTLADRLSVLDCCDVLASMGYAYSIERGPGRHGLSNAFFLYLRDPDGHRIELYTGDYLTSDPDIEPKRWDLNDPLRQTFWGHQAPDQWFNETSTFLDIETCEEIESKEPILEQRKPKIIV
- the hpaE gene encoding 5-carboxymethyl-2-hydroxymuconate semialdehyde dehydrogenase; this encodes MVSSQKLASLIHETQKDISLYINGEFTTAISGMTFKNMNPFTNEQINEVSEGQSDDINKAVAAAREAFDHGPWKTMKLSKRLAYIYRIADLIDEEIEKIAYLEALDTGLPISQTRKMVSRASENFRFYARMVENRLVGDAYQVDDEFINYTIHAPVGVAGLITPWNAPFMLETWKVAPALATGNTVVLKPAELSPLSANLLAEVIHKADLPKGVFNVVHGRGEIAGDALVKHPDVQLISFTGETTTGSTIIKNSADTLKSCSMELGGKSPIIVFEDADFDRALDACVWGIYSFNGERCTANSRLFLQEGIKDRFIDALRIRVANIKVGDPLDVSTEVGPLIDKEHYGKVKGYLEIAKEEGTEVITGDIPLELAKGNFVAPTLILNAKNNMRVSQEEIFGPILTVMTFKDEEEVIKLANDIKYGLAGYVWTNDIKRGHRVAHKVEAGMLWVNAQNVRDLRTPFGGAKSSGIGREGGHYGFDFYTEQKIIHVSIADHHIQQFGKNSGR